A single Thermaerobacter sp. FW80 DNA region contains:
- the rpsR gene encoding 30S ribosomal protein S18 yields the protein MGRRDRRKRRKVCEFCVNRIAVVDYKDSGRLRKFLTERGKILPRRITGNCARHQRQLTRAIKRARIMALLPFTID from the coding sequence ATGGGGCGCCGTGATCGGCGCAAGCGCCGCAAGGTCTGCGAGTTCTGCGTCAACCGCATCGCGGTGGTGGACTACAAGGACAGCGGCCGCCTGCGCAAGTTCCTGACGGAGCGGGGCAAGATCCTCCCGCGCCGCATCACCGGCAACTGCGCGCGTCACCAGCGCCAGCTGACCCGTGCCATCAAGCGGGCGCGGATCATGGCCCTGCTGCCGTTCACCATCGACTGA